In the genome of Thiorhodovibrio winogradskyi, the window GTTCGGCGCATTCGGCTACCTCATGCTGGGCTAGTTCCGAGGTGCTCAGCAGTTGGAGCGCGCCCTGGACGCCGTTCAGCGGGGTGCGAAGCTCATGGCTCATGTTGGCGAGAAACTCGGACTTGGCCTGGTTGGCGGCTTCGGCCTGCTCCTTGGCCTGGAGCAATTCCAAGTGGGCCTGCTTGAGCGGTGTGAGATCCAGGATCTGGATCACCGAGTAGAGAAGCCTGCCAGATGGCTCGCGGATTGCCGAGATGGTCAGAAATCCCCAGCGGATCTGGCCGTCCTTGCACTGGTAGCGTTTCTGCAGCTCGTAGCCGTCTTCATTCTCCTTGAGGTATTGACGATAGCGCCGCCTGGTCTTCTCGCGGTCTTGGTGGTGGGTGATGTCCTCGCAGGTCATGCGCAGGAGTTCTTGCCGGCTGTATCCGGTGAGTTCGCAGACCTTGTGATTGACCTTTAGAAAGTGGGCGTCCGGGCTGATGGTGGCGGTGGCGACACCGCTCTTGTGGAAAATCTGGGAGAAACACGCATTGCTTTCCCTGTGGGCCTGCTCGGCCATTTTGCGCGAAGTGATATCGCTGACGATACCCTCGATGGCGACGCATCGACCATCAGCGTCTTGGATCAGAACGTTATGCTGGGAGAGCCACCGCTGTTGGCCGGACTTGGTCAGTATTCGGTACTCATACTTGGGCTCTACCTGGCCCTGAAGAAGCTTGGACCATTCCTGTTCAAAATAGTCCCGATCATCAGGATGAATGATGTCCCGGATCAACAGCGGTGAGGCTAGAATCTCATCGGTTGTGTGGCCGATAATAATTTCGGCGGCCGGGTTGACGAATTCATACTGACCAGATGGCAAGGACATGCGGTAGATCATGTCCGGCGCATTGTCAACAAGGCGGCGATAGCGCGCCTCGCTCTCCCGCAGTTTGTCATCGGCCAGCATTCGCTCGGTGACATCGCGGCACTGGGTCGCCACATGCTTGATCTGGCCGTATCTATCGCGCAGCGGATAGTAGTTGGAGTCGATGTGCCGGCGACCCAGGGCGGGAAACTCGAACCAGCTGGAAAAC includes:
- a CDS encoding PAS domain S-box protein is translated as MSNSDFPPPGTIPGTSDHQSHVKNPHEPQQKLVAELDWLRRRNAALESCSRWSQTEDFLWCDALAQITMDAMAVVDTSYTYQIANLTCERFWGASSGQLVGRSMGELFGEDVFSALIKTQIDRCLAGEIVRFSSWFEFPALGRRHIDSNYYPLRDRYGQIKHVATQCRDVTERMLADDKLRESEARYRRLVDNAPDMIYRMSLPSGQYEFVNPAAEIIIGHTTDEILASPLLIRDIIHPDDRDYFEQEWSKLLQGQVEPKYEYRILTKSGQQRWLSQHNVLIQDADGRCVAIEGIVSDITSRKMAEQAHRESNACFSQIFHKSGVATATISPDAHFLKVNHKVCELTGYSRQELLRMTCEDITHHQDREKTRRRYRQYLKENEDGYELQKRYQCKDGQIRWGFLTISAIREPSGRLLYSVIQILDLTPLKQAHLELLQAKEQAEAANQAKSEFLANMSHELRTPLNGVQGALQLLSTSELAQHEVAECAELAMASSQRLLGVIDDVLSFSMIEAGKVTIEKAAFDLYSQLGSVIETFAHQAASKGLALHSSIEPSIPRTLIGDAARLRQALFNLVGNAVKFTEQGEVRVDVRALEPIDNERIRLEIMVTDTGIGIPEDMLQYLFEPFTQLDGSTKRRFQGTGLGLSIVKRLADMMDGYVDIESKPGKGTKVHFNIAVGIAPARP